Proteins co-encoded in one Natronorubrum daqingense genomic window:
- the guaB gene encoding IMP dehydrogenase → MANDIPEQEPYSEKLRVPEALTFDDVLLRPKESRVEPDDADLTAHVSRNVEVSVPILSAAMDTVTESGMAIAMARHGGLGVLHRNMNVDQMVEEIERVKSADELIIPLDSVVTADPEMTVREVDERMAREGVGGAPVVNTNGEVLGIISSTDIRPHLEVNEDDEVTAAMTDEVITASDDIDPRDAFDLMYEHKIERVPVVDDENLLVGLVTMQGILQRREYQEAVRDDDGRLRCGVAVSPFEHDRATAADEAGADVLFIDTAHAHNLNVIDGAREIKESVDADVVVGNVGTREAAADLVDFADGIKVGIGPGSICTTRVVSGSGMPQITAVAQVADVASEHDIPVIADGGIRYSGDAIKAIAAGANAVMLGSYFAGTDEAPGRVVTMNGKKYKQYRGMGSVGAMKSGDSDRYLKDEPDEDDEYVPEGVEAATPYKGTLKSELHQLAGGMQSGMGYVGAATIPEFKQRSEFVRVSSAGQAEGHAHDVVITDEAPNYSPDSD, encoded by the coding sequence ATGGCGAACGACATCCCTGAGCAGGAGCCTTATTCTGAAAAATTACGGGTACCGGAGGCGCTAACGTTCGACGATGTCCTCTTGCGGCCCAAAGAGAGTCGTGTCGAACCAGACGACGCGGACCTCACCGCACACGTCTCGAGGAACGTCGAGGTGTCGGTGCCGATTCTCTCGGCGGCCATGGACACCGTTACGGAAAGTGGCATGGCCATCGCGATGGCTCGACACGGCGGACTCGGCGTCCTCCACCGGAACATGAACGTCGATCAGATGGTCGAAGAGATCGAGCGCGTCAAGAGCGCGGACGAACTCATCATCCCCCTCGATTCGGTCGTCACCGCGGACCCGGAGATGACGGTCCGTGAAGTCGACGAACGGATGGCACGAGAGGGCGTCGGCGGCGCACCGGTCGTGAACACGAACGGCGAAGTGTTGGGAATCATCTCGAGTACGGACATCCGGCCCCACCTCGAGGTTAACGAAGACGACGAGGTCACGGCAGCGATGACCGACGAGGTCATTACGGCGTCTGACGACATCGATCCACGCGACGCGTTCGACCTGATGTACGAACACAAGATCGAGCGCGTCCCGGTCGTCGACGACGAGAACCTTCTCGTCGGCCTCGTGACGATGCAGGGTATCCTCCAGCGCCGGGAGTATCAGGAAGCGGTCCGCGACGACGACGGCCGACTCCGCTGTGGCGTCGCCGTCAGTCCCTTCGAGCACGACCGGGCGACCGCCGCGGACGAGGCGGGTGCGGACGTGTTGTTCATCGACACCGCCCACGCGCACAACCTGAACGTCATCGACGGCGCTCGAGAGATCAAGGAGTCCGTCGACGCGGACGTCGTCGTCGGAAACGTCGGGACGCGCGAAGCGGCGGCGGACCTCGTCGACTTCGCGGACGGAATTAAAGTCGGCATCGGACCGGGGTCGATCTGTACGACGCGAGTCGTCTCCGGTTCGGGGATGCCCCAGATCACGGCGGTCGCGCAGGTCGCAGACGTAGCGAGCGAACACGACATTCCGGTGATCGCCGACGGCGGTATCCGCTACTCCGGCGACGCGATTAAAGCGATTGCCGCCGGTGCGAACGCCGTCATGCTCGGCTCGTACTTCGCGGGGACCGACGAGGCCCCCGGACGCGTCGTGACGATGAACGGCAAGAAGTACAAACAGTACCGCGGCATGGGCAGCGTCGGTGCGATGAAATCCGGCGACAGCGACCGATACCTCAAGGACGAACCGGACGAAGACGACGAGTACGTGCCGGAGGGTGTCGAGGCCGCAACGCCGTACAAGGGCACGCTCAAGTCCGAACTCCACCAACTTGCAGGCGGAATGCAGTCTGGAATGGGATACGTCGGTGCGGCGACGATTCCCGAGTTCAAACAACGCAGCGAGTTCGTCCGCGTCTCCTCGGCCGGACAGGCCGAGGGCCACGCCCACGACGTCGTCATCACCGACGAAGCGCCGAACTACTCGCCCGACAGCGACTGA
- a CDS encoding acyl-CoA synthetase, with translation MTYTVTVDGESYEAARESFSWDVPEGFNAAADLVGKHADGKQVALYQVASDGGHQTYSFADLDGRSNAVASALESRGVERGDRVAVVVPQKPANVLTHLACWKLGAISLPLSVLFGDDALRYRLTDSEARVAVVDESQRGTMLEVAPDCSDLEHVLVVGDEGRNERDDAGSASVEPFVDAVDWDDTAVELADTDVDTPAIVMYTSGSTGKPKGVLHTHGVWLGHCPAFQLYFERNVHSEDTVYWTPADWAWIGALGDLVFPAWHYGRPVVGHPMGSFDPERAFDILGGFDVTNAFLPPTAIRMLMGVDEPTERYDLSLEAICSGGEPLTPEILEWAESELEGVVVNELYGQTEANLLVTNCREWFAAKPGSMGKPVPGHDVAVLDSDTGERVEPGEIGEIAVRRGDDPVVFREYWNAPERTERVTLEDGPDGNVWHLTGDLAERDADGYLWFASRDDDLIITSGYRVAPREVEESILEHEGVGQVGVVGVPDETRGEIIKAVVQPVDGVSGTDDLRTDIQKLVRETLAEYEYPRELEFRDELPTTTTGKIRRTELGYSDSR, from the coding sequence ACGCCGACGGCAAGCAGGTGGCCCTCTATCAGGTCGCGTCGGACGGCGGCCACCAAACGTACAGCTTCGCCGACCTCGACGGGCGATCGAACGCCGTCGCGAGCGCCCTCGAGTCCCGCGGCGTCGAACGCGGCGACCGCGTAGCCGTCGTCGTCCCGCAAAAGCCCGCGAACGTACTCACGCACCTCGCATGCTGGAAGTTGGGAGCAATTTCGCTCCCGCTGTCGGTGCTATTCGGCGACGACGCGCTCCGCTACCGATTGACCGACAGCGAGGCCCGAGTAGCCGTCGTCGACGAGAGCCAGCGAGGGACGATGCTCGAGGTTGCGCCGGACTGTTCCGACCTCGAACACGTCCTCGTCGTCGGCGACGAGGGGCGCAACGAACGTGACGACGCAGGGAGCGCCTCGGTCGAACCGTTCGTCGACGCCGTCGACTGGGACGACACGGCGGTCGAACTCGCCGACACCGACGTCGACACCCCCGCGATCGTGATGTACACGAGCGGGAGCACCGGCAAGCCAAAGGGCGTCCTCCACACCCACGGCGTCTGGCTCGGCCACTGTCCGGCGTTTCAGCTGTACTTCGAGCGGAACGTTCACAGCGAAGACACCGTCTACTGGACGCCTGCCGACTGGGCCTGGATCGGCGCGCTCGGCGATCTCGTCTTCCCCGCCTGGCACTACGGCCGGCCTGTGGTAGGCCACCCGATGGGGTCGTTCGATCCCGAACGCGCGTTCGACATCCTGGGCGGGTTCGACGTCACGAACGCCTTCCTCCCGCCGACCGCGATCCGGATGCTAATGGGCGTCGACGAACCGACCGAGCGCTACGACCTCTCGCTCGAGGCGATCTGCTCCGGTGGCGAACCGTTGACCCCGGAAATTCTGGAGTGGGCTGAGTCGGAACTCGAGGGCGTGGTCGTCAACGAACTCTACGGCCAGACGGAGGCGAATCTACTCGTCACGAACTGCCGAGAGTGGTTCGCCGCGAAACCGGGCAGCATGGGCAAGCCGGTGCCGGGTCACGACGTCGCCGTGCTCGACTCCGATACCGGTGAGCGAGTCGAACCGGGCGAGATCGGAGAAATCGCCGTCCGACGCGGCGACGACCCCGTGGTCTTCCGGGAGTACTGGAACGCACCCGAGAGAACCGAGCGAGTGACCCTCGAGGACGGGCCGGACGGAAATGTCTGGCACCTCACGGGCGACCTCGCCGAGCGCGACGCGGACGGTTACCTCTGGTTCGCCTCGAGAGACGACGACCTCATCATCACGAGCGGCTACCGTGTTGCGCCGCGGGAGGTCGAGGAGTCCATCCTCGAGCACGAGGGCGTCGGGCAGGTCGGCGTCGTCGGCGTGCCGGACGAGACGCGCGGCGAGATCATCAAGGCGGTCGTTCAACCCGTCGACGGCGTGTCGGGAACCGACGACCTGCGGACCGACATTCAGAAGTTGGTTCGAGAGACGTTGGCCGAGTACGAGTATCCGCGCGAACTCGAGTTCCGGGACGAACTGCCGACAACGACGACCGGAAAGATTCGGCGGACCGAACTGGGCTACTCCGACTCGAGGTAG